The Microcystis aeruginosa NIES-843 sequence TGATCGGGTTTCCCAATGTGGGCAAATCTGCCCTGATTAACCGTTTATTAGGGCGAAAAGTCGTCGCCAGCGCCCGCAGGGCCGGAGTAACGCGACAATTACAATGGGTACGAATTTCCGACACCTTAGAACTATTAGATGCGCCGGGGGTGATCCCTTCCCGTTTAGATAATCAAAGGGATGCGGTGAAATTAGCTATCTGTGAGGATATTGGGGATGCTGGTTATGATAACCAAAGGATAGCGGCGGCTTTTGTCGATTTATTAGTAGAATTAAACTATGAAGGTCTTTTACAATCTCGTTATGGGTTGAATACTCTAGACATGACCGGGGAAGATTTTATCGAAAAATTGGCCAATCTCAAATATCAAGAAGATAAAGAAAGGGCAGCCATGCAGTTACTCAATGATTTTCGTAAGGGAATCATCGGGGCTATTCCCTTAGAATTGCCCCCTTCCTCTTGAAATCGCCTGTTTTTAACTCAATAGTTAGGGTCTGCTGAAAAAGTTTTTCCTAGGGGCAGGGTGTAGGGTGTAGGGTGTGGGGTGTGGGGTTTTACCGATTTTGAGGGGGTCAATTACCTAATTTTCAGGGAAAAAGTAGCTGAATTTCCCCCTGATCACTCCCATATCTGGTACTTTTGGATTTCAAAAAAGGCTAAAAGTCTTATCCAGCAAAGTTTTTAGATTTATTCAGCAGACCCTAGTTAATTCCCGAATTTGTCAAAATTACCGCCTGTTAGTCCACTGAGTTGCGGATAAGATTAAAGAAATCGGTAAAGTTGCGGGGATCGATCGAACTGTGAAGGAAGATAGGGAATAAACGACAGAGATAACAAAGACTATGGGCAAACCGACTGGCTTTATCGAATTCCTGCGTGAACTTCCTTCCGAACTTACCCCCCTCGATCGCCTTCATAATTGGGATGAGTTTCATCTTCCCATGCCAGAAGATAAACTCCGCAATCAGGCCGCCCGTTGTATGGATTGTGGTACACCATTTTGTCACACGGGAACGCTAATTAGTGGCATGGCCAGTGGTTGCCCGATTAATAACCTGATTCCCGAATGGAATGATTTAATCTATCGAGGATTGTGGCGAGAAGCCCTCGATCGCCTCCATAAAACCAATAATTTCCCCGAATTTACCGGTAGAGTCTGCCCCGCTCCCTGTGAGGGTTCCTGTGTTCTCGGTATTCATAATCCCCCCGTTACGATCAAAAATATTGAATGTTCGATTATTGACAAAGGTTGGGAATCCGGTTGGATTACTGCCAATCCCCCCGCCATCCGTACCGGCAAAAAAGTGGCCGTGATCGGTTCTGGACCTGCTGGATTAGCAGCCGCCGACCAGTTAAATAAAGCCGGTCACTGGGTGACAGTTTATGAACGGGCCGATCGCCCCGGGGGGCTATTAATGTACGGTATCCCCAACATGAAGTTAGATAAGGAAGAAGTCGTTCTGCGTCGTCTCCAGATGCTCGAACAGGAAGGGGTAAAAATGGTCTGTAACACGGAAGTGGGCAAGGATATCAGCGCCCAAGACCTATTAAACGAATACGATGCCGTGGTTATCTGTACCGGGGCCACCAAACCCCGGGATTTAAACATCGAAGGTCGCCAATTAAAGGGCATTCACTTCGCCATGGAGTTTCTCACCGCTAATACAAAAGCACTATTAGATGGACAACCGGGGGAGGATTTTATCTCGGCCGCGGGTAAAGACGTGGTAATTATCGGCGGTGGCGACACGGGAACCGACTGTGTGGGGACTTCCCTGCGTCATAACTGCCGTAGCGTCACCCAATTAGAGATTATGCCGCAACCGCCCCGAGAACGGGCCGCCGATAATCCCTGGCCCGAATGGCCGAAAATCTACCGTCTGGACTATGGACAAGAGGAAGCGGCCGCACGTTTTGGCGATGACCCCCGGGTTTATACCACCACGGCGACTAAATTCGAGGGGGATAGCGAGGGCAACGTCACAGGGATTCACACGGTACGGGTGGAATGGCAACGCAACGAAAAAGGGCAGTTTATCCCCCAACCGGTAGCAGGAACAGAAAAAGTCATCCCGACGCAATTGGTTCTATTGGCCATGGGATTTTTGGGACCAGAACAGCCTTTACTCGATGATTTAGGCTTAGAAAAGGATGCCCGCAGCAATATCAAGGCCGAACACGGTCAATTTGCCACTAGCTTACCGAAAGTGTTCGCCGCAGGGGATTGTCGTCGTGGTCAAAGTTTGGTGGTTTGGGCGATTAATGAAGGTCGCGGGGCCGCCAGAGAATGCGATCGCTTTTTGATGGGGGCGACGGATTTACCTTAAACCAGTAGTTAGGGCTTGCTGAAAAAGTTTTTTGTGGGGGCAGGGTGTGGGGTGTGGGGTGTGGGGTGTAGGGTTTTACCGATTTTGAGGGGGTCAATTACCTAATTTTCAGGGAAAAAGTACCTGAATTTTCCCCCCGATCACTCCCATATCCGGTACTTTTTGATTTCTAAAAGGTCTAAAAGTCTTACCCAACAAGGTTTTTAGATTTATTCAGCCAGCCCTAGTTACTCCTGCCATTGTCCTGACTTGCTGGGGGTGCTTACCCCTTGTGATAGTCAGGGCCAAAAAGAGGCCTCAGCCATAGCCATCAAAACCCAACCGCCGGTCAAACCTTCTCAATCTGAAGAGGAGGAGGAGCGACGAAACAATTGTCCCTATTGCCTATCTAGACAATTGCTCCCTGTTTAAACCGTTGCCGCCGATGAATCAAGCACCACCTGTTCATTGGTGGGTAACTCCAGACAATAACCCGCACCGTAAACGGTTTTAATATAGCGAGGATGACGGGGATCGGGTTCTAGTTTCGTTCTCAGATGGCGAATATGAACGCGAATAGTCTCGATATCATCATCGGGATCGTATCCCCAGACCTCCTTGAGAATATCACTAGGGGAAACGGTTTGACCGTGACGTTGGAGAAGACAGTGGAGTAACTCGAATTCTAGATGGGTTAACTTGACCACACTTTCAAACCAGACCGCCTCAAAACGTTCGGGAACCAGGGTTAAAGGTCCAAAACTGAGTATTTCTGAGTGTTTAGCGGCTTGGGGAATGCGATCGGTGCGTCTGAGGAGAGCGCGTACCCTAGCTAACATTTCCTCCACCTCGAAAGGTTTGGTCAGGTAATCATCAGCACCCGCATTAAAACCTTCCACTTTATCTTGGGTTTGTCCTAAGGCTGTGAGCATCAAAATCGGGATGTCGGACGTGCGTTCATCTCGTCGCAAACGCTGACAGACAGTAAAACCATCGACTTTGGGCAGCATTAAATCCAGCATGATTAAATCGGGTTGTAACTGGACGGCCAAGGCCTGGCCTTTAATCCCGTCCTCTGCGGGATTAACGTCATAACCCGCCATCTCCAGGTTGATGGAGACTAATTCCGCGATTGCAGGATCATCATCGATTACAAGTATTCGGGGCATTACCAGAGTGTTATGACTAAGGGTTTGGGTAGGGGGTTGCTAAATGTGTTCTCGCTGACATCGCAACTAGGGCTTTGTCTCTCAAGGGCTTGAGTTTAGCACAACATAAAGAATCCTGTACTGATTATAAGCATGATTGCTAAATTCGGTTTTAATTTGTGAAATTTTGCTGATATAAGTCTCCTGAATGTTAAGAATTTTTAAGAAGCGTGAAGAATGTTGCTCGATGATTGATATTGGCGCTAGACTACACCCTCTCTCTCAACAAGATCAACTAGGGAGCAGTTTTTCACTAATCTTTACAATTGCGCCATCTCGATCGATACCGGTTTCAACCGGCGGTCAAGTCCTGCTAGAGCTAACTTTTCTCCCTAAGCTCCCCCGGCGGCACTGTAAAAATTCTTAATAAAATTACCGATCGATTCAGTTTAATCTACCAAAATAGACGGTTTTAGTAAGCATCTGTAACGAACCCGATCCATTCCACTCATCCCAACAGGTGATCATAATATGAGCGTTAATTTATCAACTCAACTGCGGGAAGGCACGAAAAAATCCCACACCATGGCAGAAAACGTCGGTTTTGTCAAGTGTTTTCTCAAAGGTGTGGTAGAAAAAACTTCCTATCGCAAACTGGTGGCTAACCTCTACTTCGTCTATTCGGCCATGGAGGAGGAGATGGAAAAACTTCCTAGTCATCCCGTCGTTTCTAAAATCTGTTTTCCTGAACTCAATCGCAAAAATGCGCTAGAACAGGATTTATATTTTTATTATGGTCCCAATTGGCGCAACGAGATCGCTTTATCTCCCGCAGGTCAGGCCTACGTTAACCGGATTCGGGAAATCGCCACAACAGAACCCGAATTATTAGTCGCCCATTCCTATACCCGTTATCTCGGCGATCTGTCCGGGGGGCAAATATTGAAAAAAATCGCCGAAAAAGCGATGAATCTGGAAACTGGTGGCACGGCTTTCTATGATTTCAAAGATATTTCCGACGAAAAAGCCTATAAAAACCACTATCGTCAAACCCTCGACGAGTTACCGGTGGATCAAGCCATGGCCGATCGCATTGTCACCGAAGCTAACGCCGCTTTTGGCATGAACATGAAAATGTTCCAAGAGTTGGAAGGTAATCTGATCAAAGCGATCGGAATTATGCTCTTTAATACTCTCACCCGTCGTCGCACCACCGGCAGCACCGAAACTGGATTGGCTACCGCCGAATAGTAGTCAAGAAAACCTAAAAAAACGGATAATTCTAGAATTGGGGTAATGGTTAGCCTTGACATCCTCGCCGCCCTAAAAGTGCGGCGATTCCTAAACCTCACGATTTAAGTTTCTGCTTCCACCACCGTCGCATACCACAGTTAAAAAACCATGTACTGTCTTACACAGAGTCCACAGACTTTCGCCCCATTTCAGAAGCCCGATTCCGTGTGTCCCACGGTACGTTGACCGCCTATAGCTTCTTGTACTTGTTGCGCGCGACTTTTTACCCGGCCAAGCTTTTCTGGTCGGAACCCCCTAAGCCGAGTTTTCAAGGTGCTGCGCCGTCCACTTGGTTTTCGAGACTGGCCTTTTAATTCTAACGTAAAGCCAACCTAGAACGGCGGGGTTTCAGACCCAAAATTTCCGATGATTATTATCTGAATTTCGGAGTTATCCGTTATATTTTGGCTTTTTATTCAGGAGATAGGAGTCAGGGTGATAGGGTTTTGGGGTGATAGGGATTTAGGGGTTTAGGGAAATTTCATCCAAATGCTCCACTACCCCACTACCCCACTTCCCCCCACACCCCACACCCCACACCCTACTTCCCCACTTCCCCCCACACTCCACACCCCACACCCCACACCCCACACCCCACACCCCACACCCCACACCCCACACCCCACTTCCCCGATGATCGAGAAAAAACTTCATCAAGAGGGGAACAACTTCCAGTAAGATGAAAAATGGTCAGTGAAAAAGCTAACCGAAATTTATTGTCGGAAATGGTAACACCGCCCCATTTCCCCAGACCCTAGAGGCTAGAGTCCGGTAAACCAGCGGATAAAAATTGACATC is a genomic window containing:
- the ylqF gene encoding ribosome biogenesis GTPase YlqF, with translation MSLIQWYPGHIAKAERKLKEHLKLVDVVLEVRDARIPLASHHPQVDDWIGNKPRLLILNRLDMIPESAHQQWVTWFKSQGKTVYFTNAKQGERVKAIIKAAEKIGDEINQKRQLRGMLPRPVRAVVIGFPNVGKSALINRLLGRKVVASARRAGVTRQLQWVRISDTLELLDAPGVIPSRLDNQRDAVKLAICEDIGDAGYDNQRIAAAFVDLLVELNYEGLLQSRYGLNTLDMTGEDFIEKLANLKYQEDKERAAMQLLNDFRKGIIGAIPLELPPSS
- a CDS encoding glutamate synthase subunit beta; the protein is MGKPTGFIEFLRELPSELTPLDRLHNWDEFHLPMPEDKLRNQAARCMDCGTPFCHTGTLISGMASGCPINNLIPEWNDLIYRGLWREALDRLHKTNNFPEFTGRVCPAPCEGSCVLGIHNPPVTIKNIECSIIDKGWESGWITANPPAIRTGKKVAVIGSGPAGLAAADQLNKAGHWVTVYERADRPGGLLMYGIPNMKLDKEEVVLRRLQMLEQEGVKMVCNTEVGKDISAQDLLNEYDAVVICTGATKPRDLNIEGRQLKGIHFAMEFLTANTKALLDGQPGEDFISAAGKDVVIIGGGDTGTDCVGTSLRHNCRSVTQLEIMPQPPRERAADNPWPEWPKIYRLDYGQEEAAARFGDDPRVYTTTATKFEGDSEGNVTGIHTVRVEWQRNEKGQFIPQPVAGTEKVIPTQLVLLAMGFLGPEQPLLDDLGLEKDARSNIKAEHGQFATSLPKVFAAGDCRRGQSLVVWAINEGRGAARECDRFLMGATDLP
- a CDS encoding response regulator transcription factor, which encodes MPRILVIDDDPAIAELVSINLEMAGYDVNPAEDGIKGQALAVQLQPDLIMLDLMLPKVDGFTVCQRLRRDERTSDIPILMLTALGQTQDKVEGFNAGADDYLTKPFEVEEMLARVRALLRRTDRIPQAAKHSEILSFGPLTLVPERFEAVWFESVVKLTHLEFELLHCLLQRHGQTVSPSDILKEVWGYDPDDDIETIRVHIRHLRTKLEPDPRHPRYIKTVYGAGYCLELPTNEQVVLDSSAATV
- a CDS encoding heme oxygenase (biliverdin-producing), which translates into the protein MSVNLSTQLREGTKKSHTMAENVGFVKCFLKGVVEKTSYRKLVANLYFVYSAMEEEMEKLPSHPVVSKICFPELNRKNALEQDLYFYYGPNWRNEIALSPAGQAYVNRIREIATTEPELLVAHSYTRYLGDLSGGQILKKIAEKAMNLETGGTAFYDFKDISDEKAYKNHYRQTLDELPVDQAMADRIVTEANAAFGMNMKMFQELEGNLIKAIGIMLFNTLTRRRTTGSTETGLATAE